The region AGGTGCCTGGCACCAAAGTGCAGGGGTGGTTTGAAATCGGTGCTGCTGGTATATTGTTAGTAGAATGGATGAAAGGGTGGTGTGCGCAATGTGGAAGGAGTTTTTGTCAAGCATCGGGATTGGGAATATGAAAGTGGATACGATCGTTCGTAATCCAAGACTGAGTAGGAAGGATAGAATCGAAGGGGAAATTGTGATTTACGGGGGGAATATCGTTCAAAAGGTGGATGCCATTCTGCTTTCGTTGTTATACAGATATGAGGAAATCAAAGAAGACAGTGATTTTACCCAACATGAAAGAGAAATCATGGAGAAAAGCATAAGTGATATTGGCAAAATCAAGCCGAAAGAAACGAAGCGCATTCCTTTTGAAATCGCCTTGGAAAGTGATCATCCTCTCACACATGGATCATCTGAAACCGTGTTAAGAACGATTTTATTAATCCCTAATTCCATCAACCCTCAGGATGAAGACACGATAGTCGTAGTGGAATAAATTTGAAAAACAAGTAAAAAATGATTGCAAAAAGAGTCATTAAGTGTAAAAATACACTTAATGACTCTTTTGTTATTAGGAGTGGTGTGGTGAGAAGGAAATCGATAATCATTTGCATAATCATTCTATTGTACATAGCAGCATTTTTCGTTTCAAATAAGCAGCATAAAAATCCCGGTGATGTAATGGAGGATGTCAGCCATCTTATGCCAGTCAAAGTTCATCAAATCATTCCAGGCAGGGAAGAACAGGGTATGATCGATGTTATCGAGGAAGCGAATGAAAAGGGTTTAAAGGTTTCGATTGCGGGAAAGAGGCACAGTCAAGGAGGGCATACCTATTATCCTGGAGCTGTCGTCCTGGATATGAAACCATATAATAAAATCCTTCACATCG is a window of Falsibacillus albus DNA encoding:
- a CDS encoding sporulation protein, with the protein product MWKEFLSSIGIGNMKVDTIVRNPRLSRKDRIEGEIVIYGGNIVQKVDAILLSLLYRYEEIKEDSDFTQHEREIMEKSISDIGKIKPKETKRIPFEIALESDHPLTHGSSETVLRTILLIPNSINPQDEDTIVVVE